A stretch of Desulfofalx alkaliphila DSM 12257 DNA encodes these proteins:
- a CDS encoding FUSC family protein, whose protein sequence is MNINLKTFIGARIIKTALAVGIAMYLADLFNFEPKLFAGVSALMNIQPSVFRSFRNAGEQVLCHILSVSLALFVGYFIGAGPFEMIAITIIVIALNNKLGMQNTIGMGVVAALFVLDAPQDEFLTQAISRSYVIFLGLAVALIVNLVIVPPKYKDKLLEVLADLNEKTVAFFEQSVNGFINLSPMDDETFNKRRAEIKSLLRQGRKYLELSREQIRTNDKELDVYERYIDYNANLYHSSRDIHVATGQRIAWRMESGNPKVSAEFKDILKMLGYGMDTFQQLNKQLYQAVLFKENVKAQSIDESFWEELSLHVDKWHENIAGARFLHAFMFFSVVANDIKLACKGIKDFLRDLNDNNP, encoded by the coding sequence ATGAACATTAACCTGAAAACCTTTATTGGGGCTAGAATTATTAAAACCGCACTGGCTGTAGGAATAGCCATGTATTTGGCAGATTTATTTAATTTTGAACCCAAACTTTTTGCAGGTGTAAGTGCCCTGATGAATATTCAGCCTTCGGTATTTCGCTCCTTTAGAAATGCCGGTGAGCAAGTGTTATGCCACATACTATCAGTATCCCTTGCTCTCTTTGTGGGGTATTTTATAGGAGCAGGACCCTTTGAAATGATAGCAATTACCATAATAGTCATTGCCCTAAACAATAAATTAGGCATGCAAAACACCATTGGAATGGGTGTGGTGGCAGCCCTTTTTGTGCTGGATGCCCCCCAAGATGAATTTTTAACCCAAGCAATCAGCAGATCCTATGTCATCTTTTTAGGCTTGGCGGTGGCATTAATAGTCAACCTAGTGATAGTGCCACCTAAATACAAGGATAAGTTGCTGGAAGTGCTGGCCGATTTAAACGAGAAAACCGTTGCTTTTTTTGAGCAGTCTGTCAATGGCTTTATTAATCTTTCACCTATGGATGATGAAACCTTTAATAAGCGGCGGGCGGAAATTAAAAGCCTGCTGCGCCAAGGACGTAAATATTTAGAATTAAGCAGGGAGCAAATAAGAACCAACGATAAAGAGCTTGATGTGTATGAAAGATATATTGATTATAACGCCAACCTTTATCACAGCAGTCGCGATATTCACGTGGCTACCGGACAGAGAATTGCTTGGCGAATGGAAAGCGGAAATCCTAAGGTCAGTGCAGAGTTTAAGGATATATTAAAAATGCTTGGGTATGGAATGGATACTTTTCAACAATTAAATAAGCAGCTCTACCAGGCTGTGCTATTTAAAGAAAACGTTAAGGCACAATCAATAGACGAAAGTTTTTGGGAAGAATTGAGTTTACACGTTGACAAATGGCATGAAAATATAGCAGGGGCTCGTTTTTTGCATGCCTTTATGTTTTTTTCTGTGGTGGCAAACGATATAAAACTGGCATGCAAAGGAATAAAAGACTTTTTGCGGGACCTTAACGACAATAACCCATAG
- a CDS encoding site-specific integrase, with product MASVQNKGPNKWLLVVSDGFHANGKRKRHTKAFQGTEKQAIKAAILFEEDIKQGKYCAASKDFTFAEFVELWEKDYGDRHLAPKTLARYKEMLNSRILPLIGHLRMDKIRPMTINRLINDLEDSPRLDGKPGKLAAQTIKHHFRCVSAILQDAVEWDVIPDNPCSRVKPPRVKITQAKCYSENQVEEMLKFLKKEPLKHQTLIYLAIASGARQGEIMGLEWRHIDFDDNTIKIEQSSQYLPGKGVFTKEPKNEASKRTISMPGNVMELLRAYRAEWLSHRLRLGDMWQGSERLFTTWDGRPGYPQWPGQWFNKFLAKNNLPHVPFHSLRHLSATLLIKEGVPLKNISKRLGHTVYGTTADIYSHALESVDRVAAEKFEKLLTGGLVEKTDRKHG from the coding sequence ATGGCCTCCGTCCAAAATAAAGGCCCAAACAAGTGGCTACTGGTGGTATCAGATGGGTTCCACGCTAACGGCAAAAGGAAAAGACACACCAAAGCTTTTCAGGGCACTGAAAAACAAGCCATTAAGGCGGCAATTTTATTTGAGGAAGATATAAAACAGGGTAAGTATTGCGCAGCAAGCAAGGATTTTACTTTTGCCGAATTTGTTGAACTATGGGAAAAAGACTACGGGGACCGACACCTCGCCCCTAAAACCCTGGCAAGGTATAAGGAGATGTTAAACAGTAGGATACTTCCACTGATCGGACATCTGCGGATGGACAAGATTCGTCCCATGACCATAAACCGATTGATCAATGACCTGGAGGATTCTCCCCGGTTGGACGGTAAGCCCGGTAAACTAGCGGCCCAAACAATTAAGCATCATTTTCGGTGTGTATCCGCTATCCTGCAGGATGCAGTTGAGTGGGATGTTATCCCAGACAACCCGTGTAGTAGAGTTAAGCCGCCTCGGGTTAAGATAACTCAGGCCAAATGTTACAGCGAAAATCAAGTCGAAGAAATGCTAAAATTTTTAAAAAAAGAGCCACTTAAACACCAGACACTCATCTACCTCGCTATAGCCAGCGGTGCCCGGCAAGGAGAAATCATGGGCCTAGAATGGCGGCATATTGATTTTGATGACAACACCATTAAAATTGAACAATCAAGCCAGTATCTTCCCGGCAAAGGTGTTTTTACAAAGGAGCCCAAAAACGAAGCCAGTAAACGCACTATTTCTATGCCGGGTAATGTGATGGAGTTATTGCGCGCATACCGGGCAGAATGGCTTAGCCACCGGTTGCGTCTGGGCGATATGTGGCAAGGATCGGAGAGGCTATTCACCACTTGGGATGGCAGACCCGGTTACCCCCAATGGCCCGGGCAATGGTTTAACAAATTCTTGGCTAAAAACAACCTACCTCATGTACCCTTCCATTCGCTCCGCCACTTATCCGCAACGTTATTGATCAAAGAGGGCGTACCCTTAAAAAACATAAGTAAGAGGTTAGGACATACCGTCTACGGCACCACTGCGGACATATATTCCCACGCTTTGGAGAGTGTAGACCGCGTAGCCGCAGAAAAGTTTGAGAAATTACTAACTGGAGGGCTAGTTGAAAAGACAGATAGAAAACACGGATAG
- the surE gene encoding 5'/3'-nucleotidase SurE, whose translation MRFLVSNDDGIYAPGIKALRKSLEEIGQVTVVAPDRERSATGHGITVFRPLRAKPVKFKNSSAICYSVDGTPADCVKLGLEALVEETPDLVISGINLGPNLGTDVLYSGTVSAAYEGIINGIPAIAISLNTWSDPDFSYAAKFIKEYVPHVIKHKLPPGVLLNINVPSTDPKGIRVTRLGNRRYIDVFDKRTDPRGRVYFWMAGEPENLDEDNPETDVNAVKEGYISVTPVQLDVTHRGFMEELKKWPVNGG comes from the coding sequence ATGCGATTTCTGGTTTCCAATGATGATGGCATTTATGCTCCGGGAATTAAGGCGTTGCGAAAATCTTTAGAGGAAATTGGGCAAGTAACAGTGGTGGCGCCGGATAGGGAACGCAGCGCCACAGGGCACGGCATTACTGTTTTTAGACCCCTGCGGGCTAAACCGGTGAAGTTTAAAAATAGCTCAGCTATTTGTTATTCGGTGGACGGAACGCCCGCCGACTGTGTAAAACTGGGATTGGAAGCCCTGGTGGAAGAGACGCCTGATTTAGTGATATCGGGCATTAATCTTGGTCCCAATCTGGGCACAGATGTCCTCTACTCAGGTACCGTTTCGGCAGCCTATGAAGGAATAATTAACGGCATCCCTGCCATAGCAATATCTTTAAACACCTGGTCAGATCCCGACTTTAGCTATGCAGCAAAATTTATAAAAGAATATGTACCACATGTTATTAAACACAAACTTCCTCCCGGTGTTCTATTAAATATTAATGTTCCATCAACGGATCCCAAAGGTATTAGGGTAACCAGGTTAGGAAACAGAAGGTATATTGATGTGTTTGATAAACGTACCGATCCCAGGGGAAGGGTATATTTTTGGATGGCGGGAGAGCCGGAAAACCTTGACGAAGACAACCCGGAAACAGATGTTAATGCTGTGAAAGAGGGTTACATTTCAGTAACGCCGGTTCAGCTGGACGTTACCCATAGGGGATTTATGGAAGAGCTTAAAAAATGGCCGGTTAATGGCGGTTAG
- the fusA gene encoding elongation factor G: protein MKNYSTDKIRNIGLVGHGGTGKTSLVEAMVFNTGILSRMGRVEDGNTVADYHPEEAQRQSTVHTSLVPVEVKGVKLNLLDTPGFSDFIAEVKGVMRVIDSSLFVFSAVDGVQVQHELIWKDVKKADIPRIIFINKMDRENASFDKLMDDMNNILGGNFVPVNFPLGEALDHKGIVDVISQKAYEFDNGKAKEVALPDELKDQLEEYRERLVEAAAEGDDDLTMKYLEGEELTPEEITLGLQKSIAANNVIPVLCGSATNNIGITTLSEFLAQYAPAPKVEEGAMAALVFKTLADPYVGRMNFIRVFSGTFKADSQVYNPNKEKNEKVGQVLYVRGKHSEPTTQVPCGDLAVVVKLNDTASGDTLCDKSIKEPLEGIDFPVPNYTVAIAPKSKNDEDKLGDAVQKLLEEDPSLVVEKNAVTKQTLLTGMGEAHVNIMINNLKRRYGVDVITEDIKVAYRETIRAKVEAEGKHKKQSGGRGQYGHVWIRFEPLAEGDFEFHEEVFGGAVPRNFFPAVEKGLREAMLDGALAGYPTVGIKATLYDGSYHTVDSSEMAFKIAASLAFKKAVPQAKPAILEPIMYVEVTVPDEFMGDVIGDFNTKRGRVLGTEQVEGGTVVKAHVPQAEMFKYANDLKSMTQGRGQFKVEFYGYEDVPANLAEKIIAKAKEEREEK from the coding sequence TTGAAAAACTATTCTACGGACAAAATTCGGAACATTGGATTGGTAGGTCATGGTGGAACTGGTAAAACATCTTTGGTTGAGGCTATGGTGTTTAACACAGGTATACTCTCCCGTATGGGTCGGGTTGAAGATGGTAATACAGTGGCAGACTACCATCCAGAGGAAGCACAAAGACAATCTACCGTACACACCAGCTTAGTTCCTGTGGAGGTAAAGGGTGTAAAACTAAATCTTTTAGATACACCGGGCTTTTCAGATTTTATTGCAGAAGTTAAAGGCGTCATGCGTGTAATCGACAGCAGTTTGTTTGTTTTTTCTGCGGTGGACGGTGTGCAAGTACAGCACGAGCTGATTTGGAAGGATGTTAAAAAGGCTGACATTCCTAGAATTATATTCATTAATAAAATGGATCGGGAGAATGCCAGTTTTGATAAATTAATGGATGATATGAATAATATATTGGGCGGCAACTTTGTACCGGTTAACTTTCCTCTGGGGGAAGCTTTAGATCACAAAGGAATTGTAGATGTAATCAGCCAAAAGGCCTATGAATTTGATAATGGCAAGGCAAAGGAAGTGGCCCTGCCCGATGAATTAAAGGATCAATTGGAAGAGTACCGTGAAAGGCTGGTGGAAGCAGCGGCTGAAGGTGACGACGATCTCACCATGAAGTACTTGGAAGGTGAGGAGTTAACACCGGAAGAAATAACCTTAGGCTTGCAAAAATCCATTGCTGCCAATAATGTTATCCCGGTTCTTTGTGGTTCTGCCACTAACAATATAGGTATAACAACATTGAGTGAATTCTTGGCCCAATATGCGCCGGCACCTAAGGTTGAAGAAGGTGCAATGGCTGCCTTGGTATTTAAAACACTGGCTGACCCATATGTTGGCCGCATGAATTTTATCCGTGTATTCAGCGGTACCTTTAAGGCAGATTCTCAGGTATACAATCCAAACAAAGAGAAGAATGAGAAGGTTGGCCAAGTACTTTATGTGCGCGGCAAACATTCAGAGCCTACAACCCAGGTGCCCTGCGGCGATCTTGCAGTGGTAGTAAAATTAAACGACACCGCATCCGGCGACACCTTGTGTGACAAGAGCATAAAAGAGCCGCTGGAGGGTATAGATTTTCCGGTGCCAAACTATACTGTAGCCATTGCACCAAAGAGTAAAAATGACGAAGATAAGCTGGGCGATGCGGTACAAAAGTTACTTGAGGAAGACCCCTCTTTAGTGGTAGAAAAAAATGCAGTTACCAAACAAACCCTGCTGACAGGTATGGGTGAAGCCCATGTGAATATTATGATTAATAACTTAAAGCGGCGCTATGGTGTGGACGTAATTACGGAAGATATTAAGGTGGCCTACCGGGAAACAATCAGAGCTAAAGTGGAAGCGGAAGGTAAGCATAAAAAGCAGTCCGGCGGTCGTGGCCAATATGGTCATGTATGGATCCGGTTTGAACCCCTGGCAGAAGGTGATTTTGAGTTCCATGAGGAGGTTTTTGGCGGAGCAGTGCCGCGTAACTTCTTCCCGGCCGTAGAAAAAGGTTTGCGGGAAGCTATGTTAGATGGGGCCTTGGCAGGTTATCCCACCGTTGGTATAAAAGCTACACTTTACGATGGCTCTTATCATACCGTGGATTCATCAGAGATGGCCTTTAAGATTGCTGCCTCGTTAGCATTTAAAAAGGCGGTGCCCCAGGCTAAACCTGCTATTTTAGAACCTATTATGTATGTTGAAGTGACAGTACCTGACGAATTTATGGGTGACGTCATTGGAGACTTTAACACCAAACGTGGCCGTGTTCTAGGTACTGAGCAGGTTGAAGGAGGCACTGTGGTTAAGGCCCACGTGCCCCAAGCGGAAATGTTTAAATATGCCAACGATTTAAAATCCATGACCCAAGGACGTGGTCAATTTAAGGTAGAGTTCTATGGTTATGAGGATGTACCGGCTAATTTAGCAGAAAAAATAATTGCCAAAGCTAAGGAAGAAAGAGAAGAAAAATAA
- a CDS encoding putative polysaccharide biosynthesis protein, with translation MKKQSFVYGALVLLVASLFNRIIGFGYQMVVIRLIKPEGIGLFNMVYPVYVMVIVLSTMGIPLAISKLVAEEVARNNLRGAYRIFYLCLGILTISGTFFTLLLVFCAPLMIEYYFPNPDVYYSFLALLPGIIIVSLCSAFRGFFQGLHQMTPTAITQVLEQLVRVSAGLAIAYLLLPRGVEYAAIGISLGVVCGEIVGFVTMLTIYLHRRPTIPAGGFIRESLPNTCRRIFTLGIPVTLTRFISTGLMSIEAILIPQRLQAGGLTLQEATSSYGLLVGVSQTLLLTPGIITAALATALIPAVSDAMAQNNIKLVQSRTSEAIRLTLMASMPCVVFFLLLPSQLCGLLFGYQEAASSLAIMALGGVFLYFSQTTTAILQGMGEAIRPFKNLVIASSFKIIIIYYLTPKLGNNGVAVAITLYCMVMACLNYIDLKRLTGFRMYFVNSVAKPLGSAVIMALLVWFLINNLYTLTGSQVLVTFSTLLLGGLTYLTALYFLGGISPQDSKRIKKIISRLLPK, from the coding sequence ATGAAAAAACAATCCTTTGTCTACGGTGCATTGGTACTATTGGTGGCCAGCCTATTCAATCGTATAATCGGTTTCGGTTATCAAATGGTTGTTATTCGCTTGATTAAGCCCGAAGGTATTGGGCTTTTCAATATGGTTTACCCGGTTTATGTTATGGTAATAGTGCTTTCAACCATGGGTATACCGCTGGCAATATCGAAATTAGTGGCAGAAGAAGTTGCTCGAAATAACTTGCGGGGAGCCTACCGCATTTTTTACTTATGCCTTGGTATATTGACCATAAGCGGTACTTTTTTTACCCTTTTACTGGTGTTTTGCGCACCCCTAATGATTGAATATTACTTCCCCAACCCTGATGTATACTACAGCTTTCTGGCCTTATTACCGGGAATAATAATTGTATCCTTATGTTCTGCATTTAGGGGATTCTTTCAGGGCTTACACCAAATGACACCAACTGCAATAACACAAGTGCTGGAGCAGTTGGTAAGGGTAAGTGCCGGATTAGCAATAGCTTATTTACTACTGCCTAGGGGAGTAGAATACGCTGCCATCGGAATATCCCTTGGGGTGGTTTGCGGTGAAATAGTAGGGTTTGTAACCATGCTTACCATATATTTGCACAGGCGTCCGACAATACCGGCAGGCGGTTTTATAAGGGAATCATTACCCAACACATGTCGAAGAATATTTACTTTGGGCATACCGGTTACCTTAACCAGATTTATCTCTACCGGTTTAATGAGTATAGAAGCCATTTTAATACCACAAAGATTGCAGGCCGGTGGATTAACACTTCAAGAGGCCACCTCTTCTTACGGTCTTTTGGTAGGGGTTTCTCAAACTTTATTGTTAACACCGGGAATTATTACTGCTGCCTTGGCAACTGCCCTAATCCCGGCGGTATCTGACGCCATGGCACAAAATAATATTAAACTGGTTCAATCACGAACTTCAGAAGCAATTAGACTGACATTAATGGCATCCATGCCCTGTGTTGTGTTTTTTTTACTTCTCCCCTCCCAACTATGTGGGCTGCTTTTTGGTTACCAAGAGGCTGCATCAAGTTTAGCCATTATGGCATTGGGCGGTGTGTTTTTGTATTTTTCTCAAACCACCACCGCCATATTACAGGGTATGGGCGAAGCCATAAGACCCTTTAAAAATTTAGTTATTGCCTCCTCATTTAAAATTATTATTATATATTATCTCACCCCTAAGCTTGGTAATAATGGCGTGGCAGTGGCTATCACCCTGTACTGCATGGTAATGGCCTGTCTCAATTACATTGATTTAAAAAGGTTAACCGGTTTTAGAATGTATTTCGTAAATTCTGTGGCAAAACCCCTGGGTTCAGCAGTAATAATGGCCCTTTTAGTTTGGTTTTTAATAAATAATCTTTATACCCTGACCGGTTCACAGGTGCTTGTCACCTTTTCCACCTTGCTATTAGGGGGCCTCACTTACCTGACAGCATTATATTTCCTAGGAGGAATCTCTCCTCAGGATAGCAAACGTATTAAAAAGATTATTTCAAGATTATTGCCAAAATAA
- a CDS encoding YpmA family protein — MSERDKREGKLELIAHKSFAQYSEMYKLVDFLNKSLKDKNVIFGLTKKNDKMTITIYET; from the coding sequence ATGTCCGAAAGGGATAAGAGGGAAGGTAAGCTCGAACTGATAGCCCATAAATCCTTTGCCCAATACAGCGAAATGTATAAATTAGTGGATTTTTTAAATAAATCCCTTAAAGATAAAAATGTAATCTTTGGTTTAACTAAAAAAAATGATAAAATGACTATTACTATTTATGAAACATAG
- the folE gene encoding GTP cyclohydrolase I FolE encodes MLKIEKAVRMILEAIGEDVNREGLIETPQRVARMYQEVFSGLHEEPMDHLEKIFSEQHEEMVLVKDIPLYSMCEHHLIPFFGVAHVAYIPRDGNVTGLSKLARVVDGYSRRPQLQERLTSQIADGIMLKLNPYGVVVVVEAEHMCMTMRGVRKPGTKTVTSAVRGIFQKNQASRAEAFSLIIRQ; translated from the coding sequence ATGCTTAAAATAGAAAAGGCGGTGCGAATGATACTGGAGGCCATAGGTGAAGATGTTAACCGGGAAGGGTTAATTGAAACTCCCCAAAGGGTGGCCCGCATGTATCAGGAAGTATTTAGCGGGCTACACGAAGAACCTATGGATCACTTAGAAAAAATATTTTCAGAACAGCACGAAGAAATGGTCTTGGTAAAAGATATACCCCTATACTCCATGTGCGAGCACCACCTAATCCCTTTCTTTGGAGTTGCCCATGTTGCTTATATACCCAGGGACGGTAATGTTACCGGTCTTTCAAAGCTGGCCCGGGTGGTGGATGGATACTCTCGACGTCCACAATTGCAGGAAAGACTTACTTCTCAGATTGCGGACGGTATTATGCTTAAGCTTAATCCCTACGGCGTAGTAGTGGTGGTGGAAGCAGAACATATGTGTATGACAATGCGAGGGGTGCGTAAGCCCGGAACAAAGACTGTTACCTCAGCGGTAAGGGGAATTTTTCAAAAGAATCAAGCCAGCAGAGCCGAGGCTTTTTCACTAATTATAAGACAATAA